A portion of the Symphalangus syndactylus isolate Jambi chromosome 13, NHGRI_mSymSyn1-v2.1_pri, whole genome shotgun sequence genome contains these proteins:
- the C13H19orf81 gene encoding putative uncharacterized protein C19orf81 homolog isoform X3, translating to MDLETPEEMQARSLGRPIKSSKQYLRQVIADYKALDRELPCIRKFPTPPAVQPLCLCMETLPEEDFTHLEVLQALEAQLPGAMESGRVSSIRFENMNVICGTAGRRNRWLIAATDFQTRSRLLRSGLSPRGLAHQLVRHDDLLLGDYRLHLRRSLVRRRMLEALGAEPNDEA from the exons ATGGACCTGGAGACCCCAGAGGAGATGCAGGCTCGGAGCCTGGGCAGGCCCATCAAATCCTC AAAGCAGTACCTGCGGCAGGTCATTGCAGACTACAAGGCACTGGACCGAGAACTCCCGTGCATCCGGAAGTTCCCCACACCACCAGCTGTCCAGCCCCTCTGCCTCTGCATGGAGACCTTG CCCGAGGAGGATTTTACCCACCTGGAGGTGCTGCAAGCGCTGGAGGCCCAGTTACCGGGGGCCATGGAGAGCGGGCGCGTGAGCAGCATCCGCTTTGAGAACATGAACGTCATCTGTGGGACTGCTGGCCGCCGGAACCG GTGGCTCATTGCGGCCACGGACTTCCAGACGCGCTCACGCTTGCTGCGCTCCGGGCTCAGTCCCCGCGGGCTTGCGCACCAGCTAGTGCGCCACGACGACCTCCTGCTGGGCGACTACCGCCTGCACCTGCGCCGCTCCCTGGTCCGGCGGCGCATGCTCGAGGCCCTGGGGGCGGAGCCTAACGACGAGGCCTGA
- the C13H19orf81 gene encoding putative uncharacterized protein C19orf81 homolog isoform X1: MSRGMQPEVEPVCSPAMGSPTMHRKAGALLMDLETPEEMQARSLGRPIKSSKQYLRQVIADYKALDRELPCIRKFPTPPAVQPLCLCMETLPEEDFTHLEVLQALEAQLPGAMESGRVSSIRFENMNVICGTAGRRNRWLIAATDFQTRSRLLRSGLSPRGLAHQLVRHDDLLLGDYRLHLRRSLVRRRMLEALGAEPNDEA; the protein is encoded by the exons ATGAGCAGAGG GATGCAGCCAGAGGTGGAGCCCGTGTGCTCCCCTGCCATGGGCAGCCCCACCATGCACAGGAAGGCAG GAGCCCTCCTTATGGACCTGGAGACCCCAGAGGAGATGCAGGCTCGGAGCCTGGGCAGGCCCATCAAATCCTC AAAGCAGTACCTGCGGCAGGTCATTGCAGACTACAAGGCACTGGACCGAGAACTCCCGTGCATCCGGAAGTTCCCCACACCACCAGCTGTCCAGCCCCTCTGCCTCTGCATGGAGACCTTG CCCGAGGAGGATTTTACCCACCTGGAGGTGCTGCAAGCGCTGGAGGCCCAGTTACCGGGGGCCATGGAGAGCGGGCGCGTGAGCAGCATCCGCTTTGAGAACATGAACGTCATCTGTGGGACTGCTGGCCGCCGGAACCG GTGGCTCATTGCGGCCACGGACTTCCAGACGCGCTCACGCTTGCTGCGCTCCGGGCTCAGTCCCCGCGGGCTTGCGCACCAGCTAGTGCGCCACGACGACCTCCTGCTGGGCGACTACCGCCTGCACCTGCGCCGCTCCCTGGTCCGGCGGCGCATGCTCGAGGCCCTGGGGGCGGAGCCTAACGACGAGGCCTGA